Proteins from one Limanda limanda chromosome 9, fLimLim1.1, whole genome shotgun sequence genomic window:
- the gabra5 gene encoding LOW QUALITY PROTEIN: gamma-aminobutyric acid receptor subunit alpha-5 (The sequence of the model RefSeq protein was modified relative to this genomic sequence to represent the inferred CDS: substituted 2 bases at 2 genomic stop codons) produces the protein MYVLNQAHTLLFSAGQYTVMMAHFYLKRKIGYFVIQTYMPCFMTVILSQVSFWLNRESVPARTVFGVTTVLTMTTLSISARNSLPKVAYATAMDWFIAVCYAFVFSALIEFATVNYFTKRSWAWDGKKAMEAQQPKVFSIVXVSEXKKDPLALSKKPNNTCSAGVNYTTNLTKDTSISTISNSTAVQLKPSETKAPDPKKTYNSVSKIDKMSRIVFPVLFGTFNLVYWATYLNREPVIKGAIYRGMFCIWHICPHVLEKEKRELILIITAPVCRRTGRSPSESDAHLPTEELVMNWRSSGYTHSARTRVYDQQCVRNRGCDRNCERGCSFEWKRPAGKDVTTPSSDF, from the exons ATGTATGTCCTCAATCAA GCACACACTCTGCTGTTTTCTGCAGGTCAATACACCGTGATGATGGCTCACTTTTACCTGAAGAGGAAGATCGGTTACTTTGTCATCCAGACCTACATGCCTTGCTTCATGACCGTCATCTTGTCCCAGGTTTCCTTTTGGCTCAACAGGGAGTCTGTTCCAGCACGGACTGTCTTTG GTGTGACCACAGTGCTCACTATGACAACTCTCAGCATCAGTGCTCGAAACTCGCTGCCTAAAGTGGCTTACGCTACAGCCATGGACTGGTTCATCGCTGTCTGCTATGCCTTTGTCTTCTCTGCACTCATTGAATTTGCAACAGTCAACTATTTCACCAAGAGGAGCTGGGCCTGGGATGGAAAAAAGGCAATGGAAGCCCAACAACCCAAGGTATTTTctattgtgtgagtgagtgagtga aaaAAAGACCCTTTGGCTCTGTCTAAAAAGCCAAACAACACATGCTCAGCCGGTGTGAATTATACCACCAACCTTACAAAGGACACATCTATCTCCACCATTTCAAATAGTACAGCTGTTCAGCTCAAACCCTCTGAAACCAAGGCCCCAGACCCCAAAAAGACTTACAACAGCGTGAGCAAGATTGACAAGATGTCCAGGATAGTGTTCCCAGTCCTGTTTGGGACTTTCAACCTGGTGTACTGGGCCACGTACCTCAATAGAGAACCAGTAATCAAAGGGGCTAT TTACAGAGGCATGTTCTGTATTTGGCACATATGCCCACACGtgctggagaaagagaaaagagagctcatcctcatcatcacagCTCCTGTTTGCAGGAGAACTGGAAGGAGTCCTTCAGAAAGTGACGCGCACTTACCCACAGAGGAGTTGGTGATGAATTGGAGGAGCTCTGGATACACTCACAGTGCGCGCACCCGCGTCTACGACCAGCAGTGCGTCCGCAACCGAGGATGCGACCGCAACTGCGAGAGAGGCTGCAGCTTCGAGTGGAAACGACCCGCGGGGAAGGATGTGACAACTCCGTCTTCAGACTTTTAA